The following coding sequences are from one Saccopteryx bilineata isolate mSacBil1 chromosome 3, mSacBil1_pri_phased_curated, whole genome shotgun sequence window:
- the DMWD gene encoding dystrophia myotonica WD repeat-containing protein isoform X2: protein MAAGGAEGGAAPGASMGDCAEIKSQFRTREGFYKLLPGDGAGRRSGPASAQTSAPPQPPQPPPGPASASGPGAAGSASSPPPSGPGPGPALPAVRLSLVRLGEPDNAGTGEPPATPVGLGAGGDRVCFNLGRELYFYPGCCRRGSQRSIDLNKPIDKRIYKGTQPTCHDFNQFTAATETISLLVGFSAGQVQYLDLIKKDTSKLFNEERLIDKTKVTYLKWLPESESLFLASHASGHLYLYNVSHPCTSAPPQYSLLKQGEGFAVYAAKSKAPRNPLAKWAVGEGPLNEFAFSPDGRHLACVSQDGCLRVFHFDSMLLRGLMKSYFGGLLCVCWSPDGRYVVTGGEDDLVTVWSFTEGRVVARGHGHKSWVNAVAFDPYTTRAEETATASGDGEQSVEEEEEPEAAGPSPNGGAPFSPMPKAGSITYRFGSAGQDTQFCLWDLTEDVLYPHPPLARTRTLPSTPGTTPPATSSSRGGEPGSGPLPRSLSRSNSLPHPAGSGKVGGPGAATEPGTPFSIGRFATLTFQERRDRGSEKEHKRYHSLGNISRGGSGGGGSGDKPSGPVPRSRLDPAKVLGTALCPRIHEVPLLEPLVCKKIAQERLTVLLFLEDCIITACQEGLICTWARPGKAGISSQPGNSPSGTVV, encoded by the exons ATGGCGGCGGGCGGCGCGGAGGGCGGCGCAGCCCCCGGCGCCTCCATGGGAGACTGCGCAGAGATCAAGTCACAGTTCCGCACCCGCGAAGGTTTCTACAAGCTTCTCCCCGGAGACGGCGCCGGTCGCAGGTCGGGTCCGGCTTCCGCCCAGACCTCGGCGCCGCCCCAGCCGCCGCAACCCCCGCCTGGCCCTGCCTCCGCCTCCGGCCCCGGAGCCGCGGGCTCCGCGTCGTCTCCGCCTCCCTCAGGCCCCGGGCCCGGACCCGCCCTGCCTGCCGTGCGCCTCAGCCTCGTGCGCCTCGGGGAGCCGGACAACGCTGGGACCGGGGAGCCGCCCGCCACGCCCGTGGGCCTGGGAGCCGGAGGAGACCGCGTCTGCTTCAACTTGGGCCGCGAGCTCTATTTCTACCCGGGCTGCTGCCGCCGCGGGAGCCAACGG TCCATTGATCTCAACAAGCCAATTGACAAGCGGATCTATAAGGGCACCCAGCCCACCTGCCATGACTTCAACCAGTTCACTGCTGCCACAGAGACCATCTCCCTGCTGGTGGGGTTCTCAGCCGGCCAGGTGCAATACCTGGATCTCATCAAGAAGGACACCAGCAAGCTATTCAATGAAGAG CGGCTGATTGACAAGACCAAGGTGACTTATCTGAAGTGGCTGCCTGAGTCAGAGAGCCTGTTCCTGGCATCACATGCCAGTGGTCACCTGTACCTGTATAACGTCAGCCACCCATGCACCTCAGCGCCACCCCAGTACAGCCTGCTAAAGCAGGGCGAGGGCTTCGCTGTCTACGCTGCCAAGAGCAAGGCTCCTCGCAACCCGCTGGCCAAGTGGGCGGTGGGTGAGGGGCCCCTCAACGAGTTTGCCTTCTCACCCGATGGCCGGCACCTGGCCTGTGTCAGCCAAGATGGCTGCCTGCGCGTCTTCCACTTCGACTCCATGCTCCTGCGGGGGCTCATGAAGAGCTACTTTGGGGGCCTGCTTTGCGTGTGCTGGAGCCCTGATGGGCGCTACGTTGTAACGGGTGGTGAAGATGATCTGGTCACTGTGTGGTCCTTCACTGAGGGCCGCGTGGTAGCCCGTGGCCATGGCCACAAGTCCTGGGTCAACGCTGTGGCCTTCGACCCCTATACCACAAGGGCGGAAGAAACGGCAACGGCCAGTGGTGACGGGGAACAGAGtgttgaggaggaggaggagcctgagGCAGCCGGCCCAAGCCCAAATGGGGGAGCCCCATTCTCCCCAATGCCCAAAGCCGGCTCCATCACCTACCGCTTCGGCTCagccggccaggacacacagttCTGCCTGTGGGACCTCACCGAAGACGTGCTTTACCCACACCCACCCCTGGCCCGCACCCGCACTCTTCCCAGCACGCCTGGCACCACTCCACCTGCCACCAGCAGCTCTCGGGGTGGCGAGCCTGGCTCTGGGCCCTTGCCCCGCTCCCTGTCACGCTCCAACAGCCTCCCACACCCCGCGGGCAGTGGCAAGGTGGGTGGCCCAGGGGCAGCGACAGAGCCAGGCACGCCATTTAGCATCGGCCGCTTTGCCACACTCACGTTTCAGGAGCGGCGGGACCGGGGGTCAGAGAAGGAGCACAAGCGCTACCACAGCCTAGGCAACATCAGCCGGGGGGGCAGTGGTGGGGGTGGCAGCGGGGACAAGCCCAGTGGCCCAGTTCCCCGCAGCCGGCTGGACCCAGCCAAGGTGCTGGGCACGGCGTTGTGCCCACGCATCCATGAGGTGCCACTGCTTGAGCCCCTGGTGTGCAAGAAGATTGCCCAGGAACGGCTGACGGTCCTCCTCTTCCTGGAGGACTGCATCATCACCGCCTGCCAGGAGGGCCTCATCTGTACCTGGGCCCGGCCGGGCAAGGCG GGCATCTCCTCCCAACCTGGCAACTCCCCAAGCGGCACAGTGGTGTGA
- the DMWD gene encoding dystrophia myotonica WD repeat-containing protein isoform X1: protein MAAGGAEGGAAPGASMGDCAEIKSQFRTREGFYKLLPGDGAGRRSGPASAQTSAPPQPPQPPPGPASASGPGAAGSASSPPPSGPGPGPALPAVRLSLVRLGEPDNAGTGEPPATPVGLGAGGDRVCFNLGRELYFYPGCCRRGSQRSIDLNKPIDKRIYKGTQPTCHDFNQFTAATETISLLVGFSAGQVQYLDLIKKDTSKLFNEERLIDKTKVTYLKWLPESESLFLASHASGHLYLYNVSHPCTSAPPQYSLLKQGEGFAVYAAKSKAPRNPLAKWAVGEGPLNEFAFSPDGRHLACVSQDGCLRVFHFDSMLLRGLMKSYFGGLLCVCWSPDGRYVVTGGEDDLVTVWSFTEGRVVARGHGHKSWVNAVAFDPYTTRAEETATASGDGEQSVEEEEEPEAAGPSPNGGAPFSPMPKAGSITYRFGSAGQDTQFCLWDLTEDVLYPHPPLARTRTLPSTPGTTPPATSSSRGGEPGSGPLPRSLSRSNSLPHPAGSGKVGGPGAATEPGTPFSIGRFATLTFQERRDRGSEKEHKRYHSLGNISRGGSGGGGSGDKPSGPVPRSRLDPAKVLGTALCPRIHEVPLLEPLVCKKIAQERLTVLLFLEDCIITACQEGLICTWARPGKAFTDEETEAQTGEGSWPRSPSKSVVEGISSQPGNSPSGTVV from the exons ATGGCGGCGGGCGGCGCGGAGGGCGGCGCAGCCCCCGGCGCCTCCATGGGAGACTGCGCAGAGATCAAGTCACAGTTCCGCACCCGCGAAGGTTTCTACAAGCTTCTCCCCGGAGACGGCGCCGGTCGCAGGTCGGGTCCGGCTTCCGCCCAGACCTCGGCGCCGCCCCAGCCGCCGCAACCCCCGCCTGGCCCTGCCTCCGCCTCCGGCCCCGGAGCCGCGGGCTCCGCGTCGTCTCCGCCTCCCTCAGGCCCCGGGCCCGGACCCGCCCTGCCTGCCGTGCGCCTCAGCCTCGTGCGCCTCGGGGAGCCGGACAACGCTGGGACCGGGGAGCCGCCCGCCACGCCCGTGGGCCTGGGAGCCGGAGGAGACCGCGTCTGCTTCAACTTGGGCCGCGAGCTCTATTTCTACCCGGGCTGCTGCCGCCGCGGGAGCCAACGG TCCATTGATCTCAACAAGCCAATTGACAAGCGGATCTATAAGGGCACCCAGCCCACCTGCCATGACTTCAACCAGTTCACTGCTGCCACAGAGACCATCTCCCTGCTGGTGGGGTTCTCAGCCGGCCAGGTGCAATACCTGGATCTCATCAAGAAGGACACCAGCAAGCTATTCAATGAAGAG CGGCTGATTGACAAGACCAAGGTGACTTATCTGAAGTGGCTGCCTGAGTCAGAGAGCCTGTTCCTGGCATCACATGCCAGTGGTCACCTGTACCTGTATAACGTCAGCCACCCATGCACCTCAGCGCCACCCCAGTACAGCCTGCTAAAGCAGGGCGAGGGCTTCGCTGTCTACGCTGCCAAGAGCAAGGCTCCTCGCAACCCGCTGGCCAAGTGGGCGGTGGGTGAGGGGCCCCTCAACGAGTTTGCCTTCTCACCCGATGGCCGGCACCTGGCCTGTGTCAGCCAAGATGGCTGCCTGCGCGTCTTCCACTTCGACTCCATGCTCCTGCGGGGGCTCATGAAGAGCTACTTTGGGGGCCTGCTTTGCGTGTGCTGGAGCCCTGATGGGCGCTACGTTGTAACGGGTGGTGAAGATGATCTGGTCACTGTGTGGTCCTTCACTGAGGGCCGCGTGGTAGCCCGTGGCCATGGCCACAAGTCCTGGGTCAACGCTGTGGCCTTCGACCCCTATACCACAAGGGCGGAAGAAACGGCAACGGCCAGTGGTGACGGGGAACAGAGtgttgaggaggaggaggagcctgagGCAGCCGGCCCAAGCCCAAATGGGGGAGCCCCATTCTCCCCAATGCCCAAAGCCGGCTCCATCACCTACCGCTTCGGCTCagccggccaggacacacagttCTGCCTGTGGGACCTCACCGAAGACGTGCTTTACCCACACCCACCCCTGGCCCGCACCCGCACTCTTCCCAGCACGCCTGGCACCACTCCACCTGCCACCAGCAGCTCTCGGGGTGGCGAGCCTGGCTCTGGGCCCTTGCCCCGCTCCCTGTCACGCTCCAACAGCCTCCCACACCCCGCGGGCAGTGGCAAGGTGGGTGGCCCAGGGGCAGCGACAGAGCCAGGCACGCCATTTAGCATCGGCCGCTTTGCCACACTCACGTTTCAGGAGCGGCGGGACCGGGGGTCAGAGAAGGAGCACAAGCGCTACCACAGCCTAGGCAACATCAGCCGGGGGGGCAGTGGTGGGGGTGGCAGCGGGGACAAGCCCAGTGGCCCAGTTCCCCGCAGCCGGCTGGACCCAGCCAAGGTGCTGGGCACGGCGTTGTGCCCACGCATCCATGAGGTGCCACTGCTTGAGCCCCTGGTGTGCAAGAAGATTGCCCAGGAACGGCTGACGGTCCTCCTCTTCCTGGAGGACTGCATCATCACCGCCTGCCAGGAGGGCCTCATCTGTACCTGGGCCCGGCCGGGCAAGGCG TTCACAGACGAGGAGACCGAGGCCCAGACAGGGGAAGGAAGTTGGCCCAGGTCACCCAGCAAGTCAGTGGTAGAG GGCATCTCCTCCCAACCTGGCAACTCCCCAAGCGGCACAGTGGTGTGA